In the Pseudothauera hydrothermalis genome, one interval contains:
- a CDS encoding (2Fe-2S)-binding protein, translating to MYVCVCNAVTERHIHDAVERGVRRMRELRDHLGVAADCGRCASCAHACLKSALGSQAASVPQTFPAAFSLMEAR from the coding sequence ATGTACGTCTGTGTATGCAACGCGGTGACCGAGCGTCATATCCACGATGCCGTGGAACGTGGCGTGCGGCGCATGCGCGAGCTGCGAGACCATCTCGGCGTGGCGGCCGATTGCGGCCGTTGCGCAAGCTGCGCGCATGCCTGCCTGAAGTCGGCGCTCGGCTCGCAGGCCGCTAGCGTACCGCAGACGTTTCCTGCGGCTTTTTCCCTGATGGAGGCACGATGA
- the hemP gene encoding hemin uptake protein HemP, which produces MEQRLQHDRTNALDAAFDLPETASMRPGEQPIPSDLLLQGRSCVMIRHGDALYALRATRAGKLILTK; this is translated from the coding sequence ATGGAACAGCGCCTGCAGCATGATCGGACCAATGCGCTGGATGCGGCTTTCGATCTGCCGGAGACGGCGTCCATGCGCCCGGGTGAACAGCCGATTCCCAGCGATCTGCTGTTGCAAGGACGGTCGTGTGTGATGATCCGCCATGGGGATGCGCTCTACGCTTTGCGCGCCACCCGTGCGGGCAAACTGATCTTGACCAAGTGA